GGCTTTCAGGGTAACTGCTACCGGCTGAAATGCCGCCAGCTGTTCTTCATTCAGCATGGTTTTTAAGCCATCCATCTCACCCGCCAATGCAGGTTTATCTAATAAACCCCAATGATGGGAACCAGGGATATAATGCAAGCAGCCATTTTCTTCGGTGGCATCATCCAGCCCACACCAACAGGTCAGGTGCTGCATTTTCACAGTTCGGGTCCAGTAAGAGTAATCTTGGTGCCATGCCACATTTCCCCCGTGTTTTGCTGGCTTGCAGAAAAGCTGGTCATGCCAAAACCGGACGGATTGATCTCCGAGCAGTTGGCTGGCGGCCATCAAAAAAGCAGGGTTCCAGATCACATCATGAAAAGCCTTGTGGATTCTCCAATGGCCTAATGAATGAAAAAGCACTTTATTAGGATCGGCTGATTCATTGCTATGAAACTCATGAAAAAGATGGTGCTTCGGGTGATCAGGATCAGCGACTTCCCTCAGAGCATTCTTCAAAGTCTCTACTTGTTCATCTTCCAAAAGCTTGATTCCAGACAGGTAGCCATTTTCATTAAAAAATTCTATTTGCTCATTAGTAAGCTTATACTTTTCCCAATCCTCCTTGGTTTTGGGCTGATCAAAAAGCCCCGAAATGGGAGCCGCGTAAGCTGAAAGGTCATCCATCAGGTTAGTATGTGGGTTATCTGGAAGTTAAGCAAAATTCCGATCAAGAGTAAAAACGAGAAATGAAATCCTTAGCCCGAAATCCATTCCGTTAGTTTTCCACTCCCGAAAATCCATTCTAAACGATATTAAGCAAAGATTTTAGTACTTTTTGCCTCCAATTCAACAATAAATCCAAAACTCAACCCCATATGAATCAGAAGCGAAGAAATTTTATTAAAACCAGTGCGCTGGGAGCTGCAGGAATTAGCTTTCTGCCTTCCTCTGTTTTCGGGAAACCCCTAGGCCATATAGCCCCAAGTGACAAAGTGAACCTAGCCTGCTGTGGCATTGGTAACCGTGGTGCTCAAATTATCAATGCGCTGCACAATACAGGGCTTTGCAATATTGTAGCCCTTTGTGATGTGGACATGGGAGCACCCCACACTACAGACATCATGAATAAATTTCCCAATGCCAAAAGGTTTCAGGATTTCAGAAAGATGTTTGACGAATTTGGAAATGGATTCGAAGCCATCACTGTAGGTACCCCGGACTTCTCGCATTTTCCTATTACCATGCTGGCCATGTCTGAAGGAAAGCATGTCTATACCGAAAAACCCATGGCTAGAACCTTCAATGAGGTGGCGCTCATGATGGACTCCGCCAAAAGACATAATGTAGTCACCCAGATGGGTAATCAGGGGCATTCCGAGGGAAATTACTTCCAGTTCAAAGCATGGAAAGAGGCCGGTATCATCAAAGATGTAACCGCTGTCACTGCACACATGAACAGTCCCAGAAGATGGCATGGCTGGGACGTGAATATGCAAAGTTTCCCCAAAGCTGAAGCTATCCCTTCTACCTTGGACTGGAACACATGGCTGACCACCAGAAGCGCCCACGACTATAACAAAGATTTCATCAACGGCCAATGGAGATGCTGGTATGACTTTGGCATGGGAGCCTTAGGAGACTGGGGAGCACATACCATGGACACCGCACATGAGTTTCTAGAGCTGGGACTTCCTTACGAAGTAGATCCGGTAATGCTGAAGGGACATAATAATTTCTTTTTCCCCATGTCTTCCACGCTGGCTTTCAAATTTCCAGAGCGAGGCGACATGCCTGCCCTGACCCTGACATGGTATGACGGAGTAGACAATATCCCGCCTGTACCTGCAGATTATGGCACTTCCGAACTGAATGCGGATATCCCTGCCGCCAGCAACGGGCAAATACAGCCCGCTAAATTAAACCCCGGCAAAATCATTTATGGAAAAGACCTGACGTTCAAAGGTGGTTCGCACGGAAGCACACTTTCCATCATAGGAGAGGAAAAAGCCAAGGACATGGCAAGCAAGCTTCCAGATGTCCCAGAAAGTCCTTCCAATCACTTCGCCAACTTCCTGAAAGCCTGCAAGGGTGAAGAAAAAACCAGATCCAGCTTTGATGTGGCAGGACCGCTGAGCCAGGTGTTCTGCTTAGGCGTTTTGGCGCAGCAGTTGAACACCAAGCTGGAATTTGACAGGGAAACCCATCGAATCACCAACAATCCGCTAGCCAATCAACTACTCACCGGTGAAGCACCTAGAAGAGGTTGGGAAGAGTTTTATACGATATAAAGACTCATTTCTTAAGATGGTTATCCTCCATGATGCCAGTCCGCTTCGATCCTTAGCTAACCTGGTCAGAAGACCAATGACCGAAAACCGAAGTGGCCTTGATTCTAAAGGTTAACATATGCTATTTAGTTTTAGACTTTTTACTGGCATAAAGGCGGATATACATATTTCTTAAAAATCAAAAAAGCTGAAGTGAGTGATCATTTCAGCTTTTTTTATCCTTACAGATTGGATCTAAACAAGTATTAAAATATGCTCTTTTAGATTAGAATTTCGGACAAGGAAGCAGCGTATCTCTTCTCCTGGGTTCTCCTTGATGATTATTCGGCAAGGTCCAGGAAAGACTCAATTCATGGGCTCCTCCAGATTGAATTCCAAGCTGGGAAACCGTATAATCAAAGCTATAGCCCACGTTCAGGCCATTCAGCAGGTTCAATCCCACCATCATCACCACGGCATCCCGGTTGCTCTGCTCCTCCACAGGTTTATAAGGCAAGCCCCTGTACCAGACCCCAAAAACGATAGGTTCCACATAGAAATAGGCTCCCACATCCAACTGCTCAAACTGCCCCTGTCTTTTGTAATTGACAGTAGGTGTAAAATATCGCTGCTTACGCATATGGGTGAAATCACCTCTCAAGCTACCTTCACCAAGTGGGATTCTATAGCCCGCATGCACCGAATATTTGGCGGGCAAAGGACTGTCCCCATCGATGAAGGACTGATTGGGCTGGTTTACATGATGAGCCGAAAATCCTACCCAGAAATCCTCTGTAAAGAACAATCCGCCTAGCGTGAGCGAAAGCATATTCACAGGTTCACCCAGCCCCGGGATATCCGTGCTTGGCAAAGTAGGTCCAAAAGGGTCGTTTGGATTAATTTGATTGGCAAAAATCAGATTTTCGTAAAAGCCGATTTCTCTTCGAATATAACTCGCCTGAAACCCAGGCCTAAAAAAAGCTTTATCACTGATTTTCAATTCGTAGGAATAGATCCCAGAAATGGTAGTTGATCTCAATTTTGCAGCACCCTGGGTATCTTGCATAACCATTAGCCCTACGCCGGAGTTATAATCTGGCAAATAGGTATCATAAAAAGCAGAAAATGTAGTAAACTGTGCATCAATACTCGGCCATTGGTTTCTATAATTGAACCCAATCCGCCCTGTGAGTTCAGAGCCGGCAAAAGCAGGATTCAGATAAAGGGGTGCCGCATAATATTGGCTATATTGCGGATCTTGGGCGAAAGCTTTAGTCCCCAGAAATAATCCAACCACACTAATAAAAACCAAGTAAACCTGAGACCGTAACAAGTATTTGTTCGTTAATTTGAATATCCAGTAGGCTTCTTCAACGTTACAACACGTATGTTGTTTTAGAAGCAGTTCGAAAATTATGAAAAGCAACCCTAATTCCATAAGGTTACCCTACATTTTTGCGATTACCCTCCTAGTTACAATTTTTGTACCTAATCTCAGCAGCTATGCGCAAGGATTCAATGACAATG
This genomic window from Algoriphagus sp. TR-M9 contains:
- a CDS encoding Gfo/Idh/MocA family oxidoreductase, translated to MNQKRRNFIKTSALGAAGISFLPSSVFGKPLGHIAPSDKVNLACCGIGNRGAQIINALHNTGLCNIVALCDVDMGAPHTTDIMNKFPNAKRFQDFRKMFDEFGNGFEAITVGTPDFSHFPITMLAMSEGKHVYTEKPMARTFNEVALMMDSAKRHNVVTQMGNQGHSEGNYFQFKAWKEAGIIKDVTAVTAHMNSPRRWHGWDVNMQSFPKAEAIPSTLDWNTWLTTRSAHDYNKDFINGQWRCWYDFGMGALGDWGAHTMDTAHEFLELGLPYEVDPVMLKGHNNFFFPMSSTLAFKFPERGDMPALTLTWYDGVDNIPPVPADYGTSELNADIPAASNGQIQPAKLNPGKIIYGKDLTFKGGSHGSTLSIIGEEKAKDMASKLPDVPESPSNHFANFLKACKGEEKTRSSFDVAGPLSQVFCLGVLAQQLNTKLEFDRETHRITNNPLANQLLTGEAPRRGWEEFYTI
- a CDS encoding PorP/SprF family type IX secretion system membrane protein encodes the protein MLRSQVYLVFISVVGLFLGTKAFAQDPQYSQYYAAPLYLNPAFAGSELTGRIGFNYRNQWPSIDAQFTTFSAFYDTYLPDYNSGVGLMVMQDTQGAAKLRSTTISGIYSYELKISDKAFFRPGFQASYIRREIGFYENLIFANQINPNDPFGPTLPSTDIPGLGEPVNMLSLTLGGLFFTEDFWVGFSAHHVNQPNQSFIDGDSPLPAKYSVHAGYRIPLGEGSLRGDFTHMRKQRYFTPTVNYKRQGQFEQLDVGAYFYVEPIVFGVWYRGLPYKPVEEQSNRDAVVMMVGLNLLNGLNVGYSFDYTVSQLGIQSGGAHELSLSWTLPNNHQGEPRRRDTLLPCPKF
- a CDS encoding phytanoyl-CoA dioxygenase family protein — its product is MDDLSAYAAPISGLFDQPKTKEDWEKYKLTNEQIEFFNENGYLSGIKLLEDEQVETLKNALREVADPDHPKHHLFHEFHSNESADPNKVLFHSLGHWRIHKAFHDVIWNPAFLMAASQLLGDQSVRFWHDQLFCKPAKHGGNVAWHQDYSYWTRTVKMQHLTCWCGLDDATEENGCLHYIPGSHHWGLLDKPALAGEMDGLKTMLNEEQLAAFQPVAVTLKAGYATFHHPLLVHGSFANSSDKSRRAFVLNVFADGTVSDSNEPLLDGVPVIPKGEKMGGRFFPLIYEAH